Proteins from one Syngnathus scovelli strain Florida chromosome 17, RoL_Ssco_1.2, whole genome shotgun sequence genomic window:
- the angptl4 gene encoding angiopoietin-related protein 4 — translation MKTTLATLTLCLVLIMATGFPMEKKGSTEKEKRVQFAAWDDVNVIAHGLLQLGQGLKEHVDKTKVQMRDIFTKLKVYNRTVGELGKESQRLRAEGEALKARARGLEDREGQLLNVTAELRETTDEMRQERAALKDRLSRLEESLENSVQGDMKNGTDADSIQIMLEAQNRRIDDLMARMKLQQEKLDKQNVRIRTLQSQIQQSRQRSFTNTEGFVASGGAEQRDSPVELPSDCHELFLRGETTSGVYTIQPENMDPFPVFCEMTADGGWTVVQKRQDGSVDFDQLWSAYEKGFGSLNGEFWLGLEKIYSIAKNGGYILKIKLSDWGDDLASIRLPFHLGGAESKYLLQIQEVGTFSPLESSLGSDAASGLPFSTRDHDNDHKKDTNCAKHLSGGWWFSNCGQSNLNGRFFQSPPPKQRHQRKQGIFWKTWRGRYYPLKSSMMMIAPAVIEGKS, via the exons ATGAAGACCACGCTAGCCACTCTGACTCTGTGCCTGGTGCTCATCATGGCCACGGGCTTTCCAATGGAGAAGAAAGGGAGCACGGAGAAGGAGAAACGTGTGCAGTTCGCAGCCTGGGACGATGTCAATGTCATTGCTCACGGCCTCCTGCAGCTGGGCCAGGGTCTCAAGGAGCATGTGGACAAAACCAAAGTCCAGATGAGGGACATCTTCACCAAGCTTAAGGTCTACAACCGCACTGTCGGCGAACTGGGCAAGGAGAGCCAGAGGCTGAGGGCCGAGGGGGAGGCCCTGAAGGCTCGGGCCCGGGGGCTGGAGGACAGAGAGGGGCAGCTGCTCAATGTCACGGCCGAGCTGAGGGAGACCACGGACGAGATGCGGCAGGAGAGGGCGGCGTTGAAGGACAGGTTGAGCCGGCTGGAGGAGAGTCTGGAAAATTCGGTACAGGGGGACATGAAGAATGGCACAGATGCAGACAGCATCCAG ataATGCTGGAGGCTCAGAACAGACGCATCGACGATCTGATGGCACGAATGAAACTGCAGCAGGAGAAGCTCGACAAGCAGAACGTGCGCATTCGAACCCTGCAAAGTCAG aTTCAACAGTCAAGGCAAAGGTCGTTCACCAACACCGAAGGCTTCGTTGCAAGCGGCGGGGCCGAGCAACGTGACTCACCAGTCG AGTTGCCATCAGACTGCCACGAGCTGTTCCTGCGAGGGGAGACCACCAGCGGGGTCTACACCATCCAGCCAGAAAATATGGACCCCTTCCCAGTCTTCTGTGAGATGACAGCTG ATGGCGGATGGACTGTGGTCCAAAAGCGACAGGACGGTTCTGTGGACTTTGACCAGCTGTGGTCTGCCTACGAGAAAGGCTTTGGCAGCCTCAATG gcgagTTCTGGTTAGGATTGGAAAAGATCTATTCCATAGCCAAGAACGGCGGCTACATCCTGAAAATCAAGCTCTCCGACTGGGGGGATGACTTGGCGTCCATCCGCCTACCTTTCCACCTGGGTGGAGCGGAGAGCAAGTACTTGCTCCAGATTCAGGAGGTCGGCACTTTCAGTCCTCTGGAAAGCTCGCTGGGCTCCGACGCCGCTTCCGGTCTGCCTTTCTCCACCCGCGACCATGACAACGACCACAAGAAGGACACCAACTGCGCCAAGCATCTTTCCG GTGGCTGGTGGTTCAGTAACTGTGGTCAGTCCAACCTCAATGGGCGATTCTTCCAGAGCCCGCCGCCCAAACAGCGGCACCAGAGAAAGCAAGGAATCTTCTGGAAGACCTGGAGGGGGCGCTACTACCCTCTCAAATCCAGCATGATGATGATCGCCCCTGCCGTGATCGAGGGGAAATCTTAA